The Brachypodium distachyon strain Bd21 chromosome 4, Brachypodium_distachyon_v3.0, whole genome shotgun sequence nucleotide sequence TCTTTGCTTCCTTTCTGCAGAAAATGATGTGTTCTCTCCTACTACCCGCACCCTTCAATCCAAACACAAGCACATCTGACACAAAGATCTTCTTCCCTAGACTCCCACCCTCCAATACTTCTTGTTTCACCCAAGATGTGCAGCCAACTATGCTTCTTGATTCCCAACAGGAGAGGAGAAGTATAGTGACTTGTGCATGCTCATGCTATCAATTCCATGACGACCTACCTTTCAGGCTCTAACACTGATGCACTTTATTGTATCAAACTGTGTGATCAGATTCTGAAGGAAGCTTTACCTATATGGAAGAGGGAGACGCCCATCCTAGCATCTCCGTGGCACGCACCGCATCGTCTGAAGGTGCGGCGGTAGACTTCGATCTCCTGGAGCAGCTGCTCTCCGGCGACAACGCCTGGCTTGAAGTGGCGACCAACGCTTCACGCTCACCCAACTTTTTTGCTTCTCCTTGCACCTTCCTCTCGGATGCCACAACTACCACCACGACGCCGGCAAGTGCAAATAATAACTTGTGGATTCAGTCAAGCTCCACCTTCCGGCAACGGTTGGACCAAGCACTTGCTTACATCGAAGAGACACAGAGAGACACCGATGTGCTTGTGCAGCTATGGATGCCTGTCAAAAGCAACGATGGGCAGTTGGTGCTGACAACAAGCGGGCAGCCCTTCACTCTTGACAAGAGCTCAGAAAGCCTCAAACGGTTCAGGGACGTGTCGACACATTACCAGTTCTCTGCAGATGTTGCATCGGAGTCTTCTCCGGTGGGGCTTCCAGGGAGGGTGTTCATTGGCAAGCTCCCTGAGTGGTCACCAGATGTTCGGTACTTCACCAGCTATGAATACCCCAGGGTGAACCATGCACAGGACCTAGACGTCCATGGGACGATGGGACTGCCAGTGTTCGAGAAGGGGAACTACTCATGCTTGGGTGTGATGGAATTGATCATGACCAGACAGAAGCTCAACTTCACCTCTGAGATCAATAACATCTGTAGTGCTCTCCAGGTATTGATACCTCACTTAACCTGAAAGTTGAAACATTAGTGTGCAGCAAGTACAGTTGCACAAAGAGCATGTTTGTTGTCACCAGTAATGCATTACTAATTACTACAGTAGGAAATAACCAAACTTTCTCTAGATTTGAGATTTCTTAATGGCATGCTATTTGCAGGCAGTTAACCTGAGAAGCACAGAAGTTTCAAGCATTCCACGCACAAAGGTAGGCAGCAAAATAAATTCAAAACTATTATATCCCGGTTTTGACTTTTTGTTTCATCTTAACTAAACAATTTAATACCTATATATGTCCCCATATATGTACCAATGATACAAATTTCCCCTCTGCTTTCATGAAAGTCTAGATGGGTCCTTCAGTGCAACAGCTATTTAATATCTAAAACTTTGAAAACCGATACAGATCATCCCTAGGCAGTGTTTTACAAAGTAATTTTACCATGTTGGCTGCTTACATCATTAAATGGCATCCCACCAAATAAAGCAGGATCTGCCAGAGAGGATGGAGtagaaagagaggaaaaatagtttttgtttctttgtttttagTAAATTTACTGAATTACTGTATGCGGTGGCTTTCTGAGAAGCCTCATTGCCTTGCCAACTCAGTTAGTTGAGCCCAGTCGGATGTCTCATGTAAATGTAGATATCTTGAGATGAAATAATGGTACTGATATATTCTCATGTCTTCATGCCTGCTCTTGCTGACTATCAACCAGTTCAACAGTGCTTCCTATAAAGATGCTCTACCAGAGATATTAGAAGTCCTACGAGCAGCCTGCATCACCCACAAGCTCCCATTAGCTCAGACCTGGGTCACATGTGATCAACAGGGGAAAAGGGGCAGCCGCCACTCTGATGAGAATTACCGGTACTGCATTTCCACCATTGATGCAGCATGCTATGTCAATGATCCCTGTATGCAGAACTTCCATTACTCCTGCTCTGAGCACCACCTTCTGCGTGGGCAGGGGGTTGCAGGGAAAGCCTTCACCACAAACCAGCCATGTTTCCTCCCAGATATTGGATCTTCAACTAAACTAGAGTACCCATTGTCTCACCATGCTAAGATCTTCAACTTAAAAGGTGCAGTGGCAATCCGATTGAGGTGCACACGCACTGGGACAGCGGACTTCGTGCTGGAATTCTTTCTGCCAACCGACTGTGAAGCCCTCGAAGAGCAGAAGGCAGTGTTGGACTCATTATCGGGCACCATGCGCAGTGTTTGCCAAACTCTGCGCGTGGTTACGGACAAGGAGATGGAGGACGAGGCAATGCTGGAAATGAATGAGCTGAACTCATTTGGTCCTAAGGGGAAGAACAAAGTCAAGGAGTTTTCCTTCGGTGGCAAAGCAACAGAACATAGAGAGGAGGCATCATGGACAAGTTTAGCAGGGACTTCACAGAAAGAATCAGATTTAGCTGAGTTAAGTATCCATGGAATGTTCTCACCCGGAGGGCAGGGTTCATCTCTAGCTGGTGTTCAGACAACTGCGCAAGGCAGCAAAGGAAAAAGGCGCACAAAGACAGAGAAGACTGTGAGCTTGCAGGTTCTCCGGCAGTACTTTGCTGGTAGCCTGAAAGATGCAGCGAAGAACCTTGGAGGTGAGTGATCGTAACTCCTCACATAAATGCAAGATTCAGCTATGAATAGTTTACTGTTTTAGTAGATACCATCGGTCGTTGAACTTAGTAATACAAGTCACAGAGCCAGCATGCTAAACTGAATGCTCAATTAGAAAATGATGTCTCCACattgtcaaaaagaaaaggtgttCCCACAAGAAAGTCAACCTCCACATGCACCACACAATAAAAGATGAACATTCTTGTCactctttttttgtgtgaaagATAATTGTACAGTCATAAACACGGGGAGAAAGAGAAGACTAAGTTTTATTTATAGTTCATCCTGTAGTCTAAATAACATGAACACGGGAGAAACAGAACAAGTATAAAACAGTTGAGTCTACTCTCAAGAATTGCCATAACAAATAAGTTTAATACCTACGATTAGTTAGCAGATCTATTATATGGCCTAGAATTGACAGAATTGATCAATATCTTGGAAGTCCTCATTTATTCATCGCTTGCAGCTAAACATCAACTTTACACGACTAAACAATCAATTAATAAATATTACGATCTCCCTCAAGATAGAGATAGGTATATGTAAGACATACCTTACCAGAAATAGGACATGAACTTATCATGTTGACATGCTATGTTGCTTTCTAGAAGTCGAGCAGCTGGATCAGAACCTCATGAGTCAAACATAGCTAAATTATTCcttccaaacaaaagaaaaacaacatgctcatCATGTGTACATGCATCTCAAGGTGTGATCACACTTTTTGTGTGAAAGATACTTGTACAGTACACACATGATCTAGTGGCAAACATGAAAAAGAACTTTGTTCAGCTCGGCTGGAGATACActcacccttttttttttcttgcagtgTGTCCTACCACCCTCAAAAGAATATGCAGGCAGCATGGCATAAACCGCTGGCCATCACGAAAGATCAAGAAGGTAGACCATTCTCTAAGAAAGCTGCAGCAGATCATTGATTCAGTTCATGGAGGAGAGACAGCTTTCCAGCTTAATAACCTGTACAAGGATCTCACAAACACCTCTGTATCATCTGACAACAATTTGTCAGGAAGCATCACAGTTCCTCTAACTAAGCAGAGCAATCTTACTGAGTTTGAGAAGCACCGACGCCACAGGCTAAGCAACAATGCGCCATCAACCTCACACTCACATTCGTCATGCAGCCAAAGTTCTGATTCAAGCCCGTCATGCAGTGGTGGAGCAACAAAAGATTCACCACCAGCTGGAGTTGATTTGATGAAGTCTGGGAGTCATGTAAGACACAACCCTATCCAGACTCTGCAAGCAGAAAATGCTCTAATAAATGGACATATCTCAGTTCAGGAGGCAAGAGGAGATCTTTTACATAATGTTAACCAAAAGGCTATAGGTGGGCAGCATTCTTCTCGAAGCCCATCACCCCCCAAACAGAATTCAGATATAGGTATGAGAGTAAAGGCCACATTTGGCTCAGAAAAGGTCAGGTTCAGATTGAAGCCTGAGTCTGGCTTTCAAGAACTGAAGCAGGAGATGGCAAGACGTTTGAGTATAGTAGACACAAGTTCTTTGATTGTAAAGTACCTGGATGATGATTCAGAGTGGGTCTTAATGACATGTGATGCAGATTTACAAGAGTGCCTTCATGTATATAAATTAGCAAATATCCAAACAGTCAAAATTTCTATTCATCTAGCTGCTAATCCAGAGACAAAGGTCACTGTTGGTCACACTGGCTTGTCATGAAGCCATCATCGATCTCACCAGACTGTGGGATTTAATCAGAATTCTTCAAAGAAGCAGTGCTTGGTTTTATCCCAGGGAAACCCAGAATCCATGCTTGACAGCACATGCTAAGTACCAAGTAACATCACCACACCCGGTTTTGCTGTTATCTACATTAGCTTTTTATTTGATTCTGAGGTTAGGAGCTGCTGATGACACTAGAATGTTTGAGTATGGGAAAGCCAGTTTTAACTATTAGGATAGACTGAAGCATTGACTTGTATATACTATCACTGATGCACCCCAAACTCTGAAAGACAGTCCAACTTGATTGAGTTGATATGGTGAAATGTCTCTAAACAAGGTTTTCTCCAGATATCTGATATCTTTTGGTTCTGGGAAGCTTCTGTATGATTATTGACCAACTTCAGTGGTCCCTTCAGCCGTCACCAAAGTTACCAGCAGAAAGACTTTCAGCCATTCAGTGTGTTTTCTCATTCCATGGACGTGCGGCTTTGATTTCGGAACAAAGAACTCTACAGTAATTATTCTGGACTAGATATTGAAGGATAGGATACTTTGTTCAATTTGTTGATCCTTCAAAATGTCAAAAATGTATGGTACACTCGTACCACATGAAGTGTCTCTTTAGAAAACTGTTTGCTACTGTAGACACTGCAATTGGTTTCTTCAAGAAGCTTTCAGTTTCTCAACTGTACTGTCAAATATCAATATGCAGATTGAATTATATCCGCTCTAGCAGCTTTCAACATGAAAGAGGCTAATGCTGTTAATATGCCTACTTATAACTGACACCATAAAACTTCAATTCATGCTAATAGGTAAACACGTGCTTTTGTAATGACTAGTAAGTGATATTCAGATCTATCGAGAATGAGAATGGTCACATATATGGAACCATTTAGTTTTCATTTTGCCCTTGCTGATGATCCAAACTACAGAACAACCAGAATacaaacaagtactccctccgatccacaataagtgtctcagatttagtacaaatttgtactaagttagtagtacaaaatttgagacacttattatggatcggagggagcatgTATCTTAGTAGATGAGACAGACTACATACATATGCAGATGACCATAATATGGAACCAGAATGCAAGCAAGTATGTAATAAATTACGGAGTAAATTTGTGGATGCAACACAGCTCAAGCACAGATCTAAAGGCTATGTTCGCACTGAAAACTTGTCCAGCTTAGACATGCCCCTCTACATTATCTACCAATAAGGCCAAAAAACATAGATGCTACGTCCTTATCGTCTCATATCATGTAGAACACAAATGCAGCAACTAATAAATGTCTTCCCATAATTGAGACAATGgttacaaaagataaaagtATCAAGGTATGCAACAAATAAGTAGCAACAATTCAGATAACTAAGATCTACTTATCAACTGTACTTTTTGCCGTTTATTGTTTAGCCTTCTTCTCATGCCTTCAAGGATATCACCCGACATCTTAAACTTTTGCTACCCATGCTACTATGATGTTTGTGACAGACATGCTGCCCAATTCACCTTTCCCCCACATCCCCAAAGACAAACCAAACAGACTAACATTGAAAGTGACTGAGAGAAACTAGAAGCCGTCCTTGCATTGTCAGATTAAACTTTAGCTCCTCCAAACTAGAATATCTACAGCACATTTTAGCATCTTCCATTTCTGACACGGTGAGTTGCCTATCAAATTAAAGGCCATGGAACCGAGGGTCAGAAACCATAGATGGATGATGCCTGCACTATTCTGAATAATTCCATCAGTCTCACGTGGTTCCACAATATTCCTGAAAACCTAGCGAATATTATGGTCATCTTCAATGCAAGAAGGTGCCAAGTCATTGTGTCTTTGAAAACAGGCTGATTGGCTTCACAATTTAGCAACATAACAGCAATCAGATGATGTCACATCCAAGCGTCAATATTACAATGAGTAGAATGGCAGTGCGACCTCAAGTGGCCCCACTGCAAGTTTGCAACAAGGACTTTGACATTGACGGTGGTGTTGCATTCCTTTTGTATGATTTTTTGGGCCTGCACTGAGCCTGTGATTCAACTGGCTTTGATTCAACAAGAAATGAACCACAGGCTTGCCGTATCCTAAGAATTGCTCTTGTTCCAAGCTCAGCACAAGACACTTGAGAGGATCCTCGATGCTTGAATTTTGAGAACAGACGTGCAGGTTAAGCTGAAATGTGGTTTAGTGATAAGGCAGGCCATGCCTATACCTTTAAGCCAGGCGTACAGTTGGCACACAGGTGCATCTACATGGATTTCCAGGACGTCAGTATTGAAAGGAAAGCCTGAAAGTTTCAGGACAGATGCAGAAATGGACAGTGGAAACACAACTGTAAACAAGATGCAAGTGTTTTAGTTGTGCATGTACCCACAAAAGCAAAAACACTCCTGTCATCAACAAGAATATTTAAGAATGGACAACAAACACGATTATATCAGAACACAAACTGTTACTCATCAATCAGTGAGAAGTATGGCCTCGGCAAATGAACTGTGTCTGTGTCTTTACTATTGCTACTTAAGCTAAGGAGATAAATTCAAATATGACTCCAATTTAGGAAGGAGATAAGGTACTGTTATTCATCAATCGGTGGGTAGTATAGCCTCAGCGAATTATCCGCATATGTGTCTTTACTTCTTAAACTAAGGAGATATATTCAAATATGACTCCAAATTAGGAAGGAGATGAGGTGTATCTCTATGCTAACTGCTAGCTAGCGAAaagctatatatataatattcTGCTTCTATGTTTCTTCGATTATTTGAGTCTTGGCAGAATGACTTATGCAGCAAATGCTTCTTAATGCAATATAATGGATTAACTTGAAGAGGTAAAAGATTCAACACACAGATATAAGAGGACAATTAAGGTTGCTGAGGTACCCATATCACAAACGAGATTCAATCATTCAACCCAGCACAAACAGCTAGAAATGATTTAAGTGTCGCTCTACCTAGTCATGACTAGTCGAGAGACTAGCCTATGAGTCAATACATGGCTTCGACCTGTAAACCTCAACTAGTCATCACCGGTTGCACGACTAGTCTATGAGTTGGTACCCCAGTGACTGACTCGACTATTTCGACTCTGAATCATTGACAGCTACCAACCTACTATAGTCCACTCCACATCTCCACGACAAGCTACGAGCAGCAAAATATAAGAAAATAATATTGGGAATAGTTCATCAATCTACACTCTCTATGATGTAAACAGaacaatgcaagcatgttGACTACGAGTGATGAGAAAGTAAAAGGAATAAGCTAGATGTAAAAGGAATTCAAAACAAATGTATCAGCATCTTTTGCAAATGAGCATTTAGTCGTCATGACAAAGTAAGCAAACAAGGAAAATTGTTTGTACCTGATAAGCTTAGTAAGCATGAAACATGGCAAGGGCAATGAAACCAAATTTGTGGCAAGAAATTATCCATTGACAAACTcgtaaaacaaaattagaaatTGGGATACAAGCTCTATCTTAGTATCTTACAAGCACGCTAGAGTCATACGCTGAAGCTcagtcctcgtcctcgtcacTCTCGTCGCTGAAGTAGCctttcctcttctccttcctcgccgccgttgccCTCCCCTCCTTCTCagccgccttctcctcctctcccctcgtATCCACCACCGACGCCCACCTGTCGTCCTCAAAAGCCGTCGCGACGGCATCATCTTCGTCCGACTGGTAAGAGGCCCCGGCTATTTCCCTGACAccgcggccaccaccaccaccacccccgccgccgccgccgcgccgcgacTTCTTAGACGGCGCCGGCCTCTCGCGGGGACCGAGCTGGTTGCGGGGGCACTCGTAGGAGAGGTGGCCCTCCTCGCCGCACTCGTAGCAGTGCGACTTGTCGCGGTACTCACGGCGGCGGATGAACTGCGCGGCGCGGCCGTTGTCATCGGCGATGGAGGCAGCTAGGGTGCGCCCATTGAGGACCTTGCCGTGcatctcggcggcggcggcagcggcttcCTCCCGCCGGACGAAGAGGACGAAGGCGACCCCCCGGCTGCGGCGGGACTCGCGGTCCTTGAGGACGGTGACGCGGGCGACCTTGCCGAAGCGGGAGAAGAGGGTGTGGAGGTCGGAGTTGGTGAGCGCGAAGTCCAGGTTGGACACGtacaccgtggacttggacGGCGCGAGGCCGCCCGAGCCGCTGCCACCCCTGCCGGGCTTGTTGCCCCCGCCTTGGCCCGACGCGGACGCGCTGGAAGCGCCAGCGGCTGCGGAGGGCAGCGGGTAGCGGTAGAGGAAGCTATCGTCCTCGCCGTCGGAGTCGgacccctgccgccgccggcgagacATTTTGCCTGCGGTTTTCCCCCTTCCTGAGGAAGGGTGCCATGTGTAATGTGTTTTGACGAGCCGAGGCGTGAACTGGGCCAGACCCAGAACAGAGGAAAATGGCCGCGAGGTGTCTATGGGCCTAGAGAGAAGAGTGGGCCTGTGGGCGACATTGAGGTCttccaattttattttttttggaagagtAAGTCTATTCAGGTTGGTTGCAATTTACTAGTAGTCGTTCAGGTTCACTCATCGCCATATGATTCTCCAAAAGGAAGTTATCATCATCCGCATCAGTACGAATGATGAAGTAGACGCATCATGGTTCATGGATCTACCAATGTTTCTTTGACTCGTTAGTGGATTGGTTGTATATACAAAACGTGATTTCACGACTATTGAAGGCAATGCAAACGGTGTCGGCCAAGAAGGAAATAATTACTACTACTCCAGTGAAGACGGAAGGATTATTGTATTGATTGATGGAAACACCATCTCTCTCCCCGAAGGATTACTTTAGCATAATAGCATTGACtaaatgtgaaaaaaaatagcattgaCTAAATGTGAACGGGGAATAATCCTTCAATCCATGGCATGAACATCGGGCTCACCAGAATTCAGAGTGTCTCTTCTGATTTCACAACACCACGTGGAACTTCGCGCCATCAGGCCATTGATTAATCGGTAAACGAACTTGacacacatgtatttaaatCGCCCATGACCTCCAAATCGAATCGCCTCCCGCAAACAGGATCACCCAGGCAAAGCTCTGAAACCAGCCATGGAGACGGTGAGGAAAGCTCAActtgttcttcttccctgATCCATCCAATCCATGGCTTCTTGCTGTTCTAATCAGGAAAGACAGGCTAGCTTTGGCTCTTCGCAGCAGGGAACCAGGCGTTTCAGGCTCGAGGTCGACATGCAGTGCCGGTGCATGGGGTGCGTCAGGAAGATCGAGAAGGCGATGGCCTCCATCGGAAGTTTCAGTGGTACACAGCCTCTCTGACTCCTCTCgtttgattattttttctgaaaatattTGATCGCCATGTTGATAGGAGTCGAAACGTCAGTAGCGGATATTGATACTGGGATTGTGGCTGTGGCCGGGAAGGTGGATCCGACGGAGCTTTGCCAATggctgaagaagaagacaaggaATGATGTCAAAATTGTCGGCTCTGATCATAATCAGGTATCTTTCTTTATCTACCAGAGCAGAATGAAGGGCACTGTGAAATTTTTGGTTTTACGAACAAATATATTTTGATATTTACTTTGGCATACACTGGAAATGGCAAGAAGGATCATGTGTACTGTTTGCTTGCCAGAAGGACAATACTCAGATTAAACTGCACAGAATAGAGGATAAAAAAGTATCAGGCTAAAAACACATGTAGAAAAACTGATAAATCTACAGAAGGGGGCACAACACAGAGTTTGAACTGCTGAATGTTTTTAACAGTTAAAGGCGTGACAAGATTCATGTTTCCGCAACTCTGACTAAACTAATACTCCTACCTGGTTGCAAGATTCATGTTTCCACAACTCTGACTAAACTAATACTCCTACCTGGTTGCAGAAAATGATATTGGTTCATGGAAGCAGTTCAAGAACTGGGGACACCACACCTTCAGCTCCAACATTACCGGATCATTTGTCGTGGGCTCTAGCACCATCAGGAATTCAGTCTGGCGATGAGGACCTACAGCTGATTGAGGAGAAGATCAGGGACCTCGAGAAGGCCAGGGATACATTGAAAATCAAGAACCTGAAGAATGAACTTATTGCAGCCAAGTGTGAGCTTAAACAGTCAAGGGAAGTGATCAGTAATGGTAAGAAGGCTCTTCTAGATAGTGCTCTGAATCAGCTCAAAGCATACAAGAAATTAGAATCACTCAGTCAGTCACTATGTGACTGAGCCTAAACAATTCATGGCTTCATAGTATGGTCCATGTAAACTTTGTTCTTGCCTGGTGTGCAAAGTAAAACTTCTTGGAGTTTTCATATAACCCTGAATCATGATGTGTTATTGTTGAAATGTCTAGATGCCATGGGGTGTAAATTTCCATGCCAGGCAGTGATCCTACTTGATCTCTTGGCAAATTTGTTGTCtgcattttatttccttttacAGAAAAGTAGAACAGGAAGAGTTAGATAACATAAGTTCAGAAATGGTTGTTCAGTTATCAGTTCAAGTTTCAGCAGTGACCTTTCAACACAGCAAACTACATTTATCATGTGCCTGTATAGATGTTCATGCTTAATAACATGGGCATTAAACTAGCTGAGAGCTGAGAATTAGAACAGTTGAGGGGCTTCAGGAAACATCAAAGTAGCATATTACAACCAGAGCACTCAAATTTCTTCATTATATTTTTTCGTCTCTTACACAACGCCAAGCAAAGAGCACACGTAGGAGAGGCACAAAGGCAGAGAGTTCAAGGAACGCACTGCTGTGTTATTCAGACATGCCGCCTATGATCGCCGTCATCATCAAGGCGTAGGTTGACGCCGTGGGTGCGGAGCGCGTTGAGGATGGCCCAGACCTTGGTGCGGTTCTTGAAGCCCTTCTTCTCGATCTCCTTGTCGGCGTTGGCGTGTATGGGCTCCCGGGCGAGGCCGTCGACCCTGAGGCGCATGGCGAGCACCTCGCCgaccgccgcggccgccttggCGTTGCAGGCGCGGCCGCACTCCAGCCCGTCCCGGAGGGGCCTCTCGACGGAGGACGCGGTCACCACCACGCGCCCGCTCTGCCGGTCCACCACGTTGGCCGTCACGAACTTGAGCGAGATGAAGAGCCGCAGCACGTACCTCTTGGCCTGCGCCATCGATTCTGGTGCCTCGGTGGCGTTTCGGCAAACAGCTGGGAGGCGCCGGGCGCGATTGGGAGATGAAGATATAAGGGCAGGACGGCCAGGCGAGGCCAGAGGATTGTTGACACTGCAGAAGGGGGACGCGGAATGGTAAGGACGCGCCTGTGAGTGGTggcggatccggcggcggttCAGCCGGAGACGGCGTAGGAGGGCTGGAGGGGCAAGGGCTGGGCGATGGTGACCCCTCTAGTTAGTCGGTGCGCGTGTAAGCGGCTATAAGGCCGCCTTGGAGCTCGCTAGCGCGGGGTGGTGGTGCGGCGCGGAGAGCGACGTCGAGCGGGGAGGCGCAGCCGTAGTCCGCGGGAGGGCTGACTGGCCGAGGGCGACGACGCGACGTACAGGGACCCTATCCCGGCTatctaaagaaagaaaaacgaaaaaaaacaaaaaaaatttgagagCACGAAAAAAATCCCGGCAGGCGGCAGGGATCCCGGCCAAAATGTGGGACCAGATCCCGGCCCAGATGTGGGTCCAAATCCCGGCCCAATCCTCATCGACCCAATCCAGTCGCCAACTCGCCATCGTCTCTCCTCGTCCACctgcacaaaaaagaaagacggCCGAGCCGCTGCCTCCGGCGAGGCGGCGACGCCGACGCTACTCCTGCAGCGGCGACACACTACCGAGGACACCTTCTTCTCCCAGGTGAGCATCCAGCTTCTCGTATTCCTGCTCTCTCCCTTCCTTCCACCTCCCCCAACTCCGGCCCCGAATCCCGCCGCTGCCCTCTCCTAAATCCAGGCCGCCGGCCAAGCTCTATTACAAATCCGCTGAGCTCCAACAACCAAAAAACGGGCTGCAGCTCGGGATTGCATCCTCGGAGCTTGCAGCCCAGCTGCTGCACCCCTGCTGCCATGCGAGCTATGGCCGTGAGGGCTTCCAAACACGCCCTTAGGGTTTGAGGTTTTAGGGATTCTTCCCCCGTCCATCGCCGGTCACATCGCCTCCGGGATGCAAGCGAGGCTGGTCGCGGTTGCCCACGCAAAGCCCAAGCGGCTGTCGCCCGCCAGCGAGTTCTGGTGATGGTGGCACTCACTGGGCATGGAGGGACATGTGGTCCACTCGCAATTCGGAGATGGTGAACAAGGACATCACCACCATGATATTGTTTCAGTGGCTGATCAGTTAGAGCTGCTTCCTGAGCTACAGATAATCTGACGCATCAGCAAGAGACTACCTTTTCTTGATTAGCACAAATTGGATATAGCAGTTTCTGCCAATATTGCAACTCCAATCCAACAACCCAATAGGAGAAGCGAGGGTATGCTTAAAGGTGCCTTCTCACCAGTGGAAGTGTCTTCAAATAACATTTTAGGTGGGCCTCCAGTTGGGTACAGTATTCAACACTTCAAGGAGAACA carries:
- the LOC100825769 gene encoding protein NLP1 isoform X1 gives rise to the protein MMCSLLLPAPFNPNTSTSDTKIFFPRLPPSNTSCFTQDVQPTMLLDSQQERRNSEGSFTYMEEGDAHPSISVARTASSEGAAVDFDLLEQLLSGDNAWLEVATNASRSPNFFASPCTFLSDATTTTTTPASANNNLWIQSSSTFRQRLDQALAYIEETQRDTDVLVQLWMPVKSNDGQLVLTTSGQPFTLDKSSESLKRFRDVSTHYQFSADVASESSPVGLPGRVFIGKLPEWSPDVRYFTSYEYPRVNHAQDLDVHGTMGLPVFEKGNYSCLGVMELIMTRQKLNFTSEINNICSALQAVNLRSTEVSSIPRTKFNSASYKDALPEILEVLRAACITHKLPLAQTWVTCDQQGKRGSRHSDENYRYCISTIDAACYVNDPCMQNFHYSCSEHHLLRGQGVAGKAFTTNQPCFLPDIGSSTKLEYPLSHHAKIFNLKGAVAIRLRCTRTGTADFVLEFFLPTDCEALEEQKAVLDSLSGTMRSVCQTLRVVTDKEMEDEAMLEMNELNSFGPKGKNKVKEFSFGGKATEHREEASWTSLAGTSQKESDLAELSIHGMFSPGGQGSSLAGVQTTAQGSKGKRRTKTEKTVSLQVLRQYFAGSLKDAAKNLGVCPTTLKRICRQHGINRWPSRKIKKVDHSLRKLQQIIDSVHGGETAFQLNNLYKDLTNTSVSSDNNLSGSITVPLTKQSNLTEFEKHRRHRLSNNAPSTSHSHSSCSQSSDSSPSCSGGATKDSPPAGVDLMKSGSHVRHNPIQTLQAENALINGHISVQEARGDLLHNVNQKAIGGQHSSRSPSPPKQNSDIGMRVKATFGSEKVRFRLKPESGFQELKQEMARRLSIVDTSSLIVKYLDDDSEWVLMTCDADLQECLHVYKLANIQTVKISIHLAANPETKVTVGHTGLS
- the LOC100825769 gene encoding protein NLP1 isoform X2, whose protein sequence is MRRREQYDYQLPPSNTSCFTQDVQPTMLLDSQQERRNSEGSFTYMEEGDAHPSISVARTASSEGAAVDFDLLEQLLSGDNAWLEVATNASRSPNFFASPCTFLSDATTTTTTPASANNNLWIQSSSTFRQRLDQALAYIEETQRDTDVLVQLWMPVKSNDGQLVLTTSGQPFTLDKSSESLKRFRDVSTHYQFSADVASESSPVGLPGRVFIGKLPEWSPDVRYFTSYEYPRVNHAQDLDVHGTMGLPVFEKGNYSCLGVMELIMTRQKLNFTSEINNICSALQAVNLRSTEVSSIPRTKFNSASYKDALPEILEVLRAACITHKLPLAQTWVTCDQQGKRGSRHSDENYRYCISTIDAACYVNDPCMQNFHYSCSEHHLLRGQGVAGKAFTTNQPCFLPDIGSSTKLEYPLSHHAKIFNLKGAVAIRLRCTRTGTADFVLEFFLPTDCEALEEQKAVLDSLSGTMRSVCQTLRVVTDKEMEDEAMLEMNELNSFGPKGKNKVKEFSFGGKATEHREEASWTSLAGTSQKESDLAELSIHGMFSPGGQGSSLAGVQTTAQGSKGKRRTKTEKTVSLQVLRQYFAGSLKDAAKNLGVCPTTLKRICRQHGINRWPSRKIKKVDHSLRKLQQIIDSVHGGETAFQLNNLYKDLTNTSVSSDNNLSGSITVPLTKQSNLTEFEKHRRHRLSNNAPSTSHSHSSCSQSSDSSPSCSGGATKDSPPAGVDLMKSGSHVRHNPIQTLQAENALINGHISVQEARGDLLHNVNQKAIGGQHSSRSPSPPKQNSDIGMRVKATFGSEKVRFRLKPESGFQELKQEMARRLSIVDTSSLIVKYLDDDSEWVLMTCDADLQECLHVYKLANIQTVKISIHLAANPETKVTVGHTGLS
- the LOC100825769 gene encoding protein NLP1 isoform X3, which codes for MEEGDAHPSISVARTASSEGAAVDFDLLEQLLSGDNAWLEVATNASRSPNFFASPCTFLSDATTTTTTPASANNNLWIQSSSTFRQRLDQALAYIEETQRDTDVLVQLWMPVKSNDGQLVLTTSGQPFTLDKSSESLKRFRDVSTHYQFSADVASESSPVGLPGRVFIGKLPEWSPDVRYFTSYEYPRVNHAQDLDVHGTMGLPVFEKGNYSCLGVMELIMTRQKLNFTSEINNICSALQAVNLRSTEVSSIPRTKFNSASYKDALPEILEVLRAACITHKLPLAQTWVTCDQQGKRGSRHSDENYRYCISTIDAACYVNDPCMQNFHYSCSEHHLLRGQGVAGKAFTTNQPCFLPDIGSSTKLEYPLSHHAKIFNLKGAVAIRLRCTRTGTADFVLEFFLPTDCEALEEQKAVLDSLSGTMRSVCQTLRVVTDKEMEDEAMLEMNELNSFGPKGKNKVKEFSFGGKATEHREEASWTSLAGTSQKESDLAELSIHGMFSPGGQGSSLAGVQTTAQGSKGKRRTKTEKTVSLQVLRQYFAGSLKDAAKNLGVCPTTLKRICRQHGINRWPSRKIKKVDHSLRKLQQIIDSVHGGETAFQLNNLYKDLTNTSVSSDNNLSGSITVPLTKQSNLTEFEKHRRHRLSNNAPSTSHSHSSCSQSSDSSPSCSGGATKDSPPAGVDLMKSGSHVRHNPIQTLQAENALINGHISVQEARGDLLHNVNQKAIGGQHSSRSPSPPKQNSDIGMRVKATFGSEKVRFRLKPESGFQELKQEMARRLSIVDTSSLIVKYLDDDSEWVLMTCDADLQECLHVYKLANIQTVKISIHLAANPETKVTVGHTGLS